In Salmo salar chromosome ssa14, Ssal_v3.1, whole genome shotgun sequence, the sequence gtgtgtgtggttgtaatGCTCTGTGTGGTTGTATTCCAGGGACAGGGTGGAcctctctgcagtgtgtgtgtggttgtaatGCTCTGTGTGGTTGTATTCCAGGGACAGGGTGGAcctctctgcagtgtgtgtgtggttgtaatGCTCTGTGTGGTTGTATTCCAGGGACAGGGTGGAcctctctgcagtgtgtgtgtggttgtaatGCTCTGTGTGGTTGTATTCCAGGGACAGGGTGGAcctctctgcagtgtgtgtgtggttgtaatGCTCTGTGTGGTTGTATTCCAGGGACAGGGTGGACCTCTCTGCAGTGTGTGCATACAGGGTGTTGGACATCGGCAGGGTGTTCTCCGAGGGGAAGTACAAGACCCCGGTAACCGTGGAAACGTCCTTTGTGAAGTGGGTGATGTACAGCGGTGACGTGCCCTCCCCCAGACCTGGAGCTGTGAGTCACTGACTCTTCTTTTCcttttgtcttctctctcttttcctgtgACATTTCTTTCATCATGATTTTTATTCACAGTCAGATTATCTATAGATTTTCAACAGACCATCCTAACCTTGAAAGTTTTCTGATAAAAGTTGAAtaaaccctccctcctctcccactccccttTCCAGTGTATAAATGACGAGGCTCGTAACCAGGGCATCAGTCAAACTCTGGACCTGCCAGACCGGACCCTGCAGTTCATTAGAGACCGGCCCCTCATGGACCAGGCTGTTCTGCCCATGGGAGAGCGCCCCTTGCTGGTCAGGAGAGGCACTGCCTTCACACGCATCATAGTACACAGAACACAGGCCCTGGACGGGAAGAAATACCATGTCATGTTCATaggcacaggtgtgtgtgtgtgtgtgtgtgtgtgtgtgtgtgtgtgtgtgtgtgtgtgtgtgtgtgtgtgtgtgtgtgtgtgtgtgtgtgtgtgtgtgtgtgtgtgtgtgtgtgtgtgtgtttcataacTCTGAACAGCTGTGTATGGCTTAGTTTCCCACATACAGTATCAGCACTGATGTGTGTTTCGTGTCTCAGAGGGTGGCAGTGTGTTGAAAGCGGTTAACTACGATAAGGAGATGTTCATCATCGAGGAAGTGCAGCTCTTCCAGCCCCGTGAGCCAATCAAAGTCCTCCGTTTCTCCAACACAACGGTAACGCAAAGCTCTATTTCTTGTCTGTCGGCAGCTGAAATcttctgtacagtatgtatggcaGTGTAAAGGgtgtgtgtaacgtgtgtgtgtgtgtgtgtggtcagctaTACGCAGGCTCTGAGGACGGTGCTGTTCAGATGCCGTTTAGTAGCTGTGGTCGTTCTCGCACCTGTGTGGACTGTGTCCTGGCCAGAGACCCTTACTGTGTCTGGGACAGAACTACAGCCCAGTGTATCACCCTGTCTACAGCTAACACAGACAGGTATGGTGCTGCATAAACCAATTGTACTTTTTCCTTTGATTACTTTTAACCCATGTAGAAGAACAGAGATCTGATGTACTGTTGGTTAACTCCGTCCCTGAACACCTTCCCGTTTCTGTCTCAGTGAACTGATCCAAAGTTTATGGGCTGGAGACTTCTCTCTCTGCCCCGCCTCAGGTGAGTGTGTCTATTCTatcttttctctgtgtgtgtgtgtgtgtgtgtgtgtgtgtgtgtgtgtgtgtgtgtgtgtttttctaacCAATACATTCTCTTCCAGACCCTGTGAAGACTGTTAATCAGACCGTGTGGCTGGGTGGCAACGTGAAGCTCCAGTGCCCCCCCACTTCCAACCTGGCAGAGACTCACTGGGTGCAAGACTCCCTGCCCCTGCCCTCCTCGCCCCGCCACCAGATCCTCCGGGACAGCCTCCTTATCCTCAACGCCTCTGCCTCTGACACTGGCCGCTACCGCTGTCTGTCCTTGGAGCGTTCCCACAGCGGGAAGTACACCACCACCGTGGCTCAGTACCAGCTTAGAGTAGGTCTAGAAGGGCTCCCACTCAGACCTCAAGCCCGGACCGAGGGCCCTTCCCTGGCAGCGCTGCAGGTGTCAGTGGCCTTCCTGGCGATTCTGCTGGCTGTCCTGCTGGGGTGGAACCTGTACAAGGGACATCTGCCCCTGCCTGGGCCCTGTGGGAGAGTGATAGGAGCAGGGAGAAGGCAGAACCAAGGTGCCCCAGAGGAGGGGGCTGCTTGCAATGCCGTGGCCCACCTAGATGTCTCAGAGCCTGGGGAGGCGGAGAGCAAGGCCCTGGTGTCTGGAGTAGGAAACTGCACCAGTAATAACAACCACTCTACTGGGGAGGTGGCGttaggagggggtgaggagggggagagtgaaGCCAGAGTTACATTCCCCTCATTGCAGTTCATTGATGATGAATCAGATATATGATCTTACCTCCAATGGTATatcagtttgctttattttttgaCTGTATGCAGTCAGTATTCAATGGGACTGAACAGTATGCAACAGATAAACTGTGACTAGATCGGACCAACACACCTGTAATGTTTTGTACAAAGCGGTTGGAAGAGAACTGTATTGTTTGTGAAACTATGGTTGCGTTCTGCTGACGTTgcgtgcatcaaccaatggttgcgtgccacatCATTGACTGTGTTATCGACcgacagattgctataacatgtGGTTAGCTAATATGTTAAATACCTATCTAagcgttgtaagatctggcaggcGTCAGCAACGCCTGAGCAGAGGAACACGCCTTATGATTCTGTTACTAGCCAATCAGACCCAGCTTTTCCTGCTCTAGTGCTGGATTGGAAAAGTTGAACTGTGGAGGAGGGGACTGGTGATCAAACTTTTTTTAGATTTACGTGCACCTAAAGCATTAGAAACTTGTGTGACCCACTCAAatgaacaaccatctctgccggTATCCAGCACCCACATTTTGGGGAAGTAGAGCACCAACCTCTAACAAGCACTGAGATAGAACTACACGGATAGGTAGGAATTATCCAAATTAAATCAATAGCATTGATATGAGAATGTTTAATATCTTATTTTTCTCAGTGAATCATCCACTTTATTACAGAATGTTTTGCTAGGTGGTCCCTCTCTCTCGTGCCATTTCTAACCTGTCTAAGTACGTCCCTTCTCAGGATCCTGTTAACTGTATCATGTCAGTGTTGTCTTTATTAAAACTCTTTCTACCGGAATTGTTTTTGGTGTCACCAATGTGTGTATATAGAATAGCCAATAGGCTGGGGCAGGAGTGGACTTGCTAACATTGGGGGTTAACTAGTCTTAAATGGAACAGCTGTGGATAGGTCATGTTAgttagggctggattcaatctgtatcgctgaagtTCAGCGCTATAGTGGCCAAATTTCCCGATTGAGAAAACATATGCAGGGTGAATGAGATTACAGATGGAATCCTGCCCTTAGCCAATGGTAAAGGTGATACTTTACTCACTGATTTGTTGACATCCTGACTGATGAGGCATACTTCATGCCACTGAGGAAAATGTAAGTTAGGATGTTTCTTTAATTGAATATGATTTATTAGACAGTTTTACCTCTCACAGCTCTGATTGCATCAAATGGAAGCCAGCTAGGAAAATAATGTTTAATATGTAATTTCGGagacaggtacagttgaagtcagaagtttacatacacgtaggttggagtcattaaaactcgtttttcaaccactccacaaatttcttgttaacaaactatagttttggcaagttggtaagGATGACAcgtagtttttccaacaattgtttacagacagattatttcacttattcactaccacaattccagtgggtcagaagtttacatacactaagttgactgtgcctttaaacagcttggaaatttccagaaaatgatgtcatggccttagaagcttctgataggctaattgacataatttgagtcaattggaggtgtacctgtggatgtatttcaaggccaaccttcaaactcagtgcctctttgcttgacatcatggaaaatcacacaaaaaaaaaattgtagacctccacaagtctgatccatccttgggagcaatttccaaacgcctgaaggtaccacgtttatctgtacaaacaatagtacgcaagtataaacattaccacacagccgtcataacgctcaggaaggagacccgttctgtctcctagagatgaacgtactttggtgcgaaaagtgcaaatcaatcccagaacagcaaaggaccttgtgaagatgctggaggaaatgggtacaaaagtatctatatccacagtaaaatgagtcctatatcgacataacctgaaaggccgctccgcaaggaagaagccactgctccaaaaccggcataaaaaagccagactacggtttgcaactgcacatggggacaaagatcttactttttggagaaatgtcctctggtctgatgaaacaaaaatagaactgtttggccatgtacattgttatgtttggaggaaaaagggggaggcttgcaagccgaagaacaccatcccaacagtgaagcacgggggtggcagcattatgttgtgggggtgctttgctgcaggagggactggtgcacttcacaaaatagatggcttcatgaggaaagaaggaaaatgatgtggatatattgaagcaacatctcaagacatcagtcaggaagttaagcttggttgcaaatgggtcttccaaatggacaatgagccccaggcatacttccaaagttgtggcaaaatggcttaaggacaacaaagtcaaggtattgaagtggccatcacaaagcccatagaaaatgtgcgggcagaactgaaaaagcgtttgcgagcaaggaggcctacaaacctgactcagttacactacaccagctctgtccggaggaatgggccaaaattcacccaacttattgtgggaagcttgtggaaggctacccaaaacgtttgaccctagttaaacaatttaaagtcaatgctaccaaatactaattgagtgtatgtaaacttctgacccactgggaatgtgatgaaagctgaaataaatcattctctctactattattctgacatttcacattcttaaaataaagtggtgatcctaactgacctaagacagggaagttttactaggattaaatgtcaggaattgtgaaaaactgagtttaaatgtatttggccaaggtgtatgtaaacttccaacttcaactgtacattgaaAAGCAGTAGCTGATCAAACAAAAATGGAAACCATTCTTTGTGACAACAGAATGGTCTGGGCTGCCATAGTGATAACAAAGAGAAAGGTTACCACTAAGACAACCAATAAAAACCCAATAGATAAAGTACATTAACATTCCATATCTATGGTTAAAACCTGGCAGTCTGAGGTTCCTAGTCTGGGTTGGCGTTGGTCAGTTAGCAGGTTCTATCTCCTGTAGCGGTACCTCTTGAAGTGGAACCACAGCTGGAAAATCCCGTTGGCGAACTGACAGCGGAACCCATGACGGTGAGAGTACTCCCACTCGCGGTTCACGATCTTAAAGGCAATGTCCTCGTACGGCGGGCCCGCGTGGAACCGCAGAACCCCAAAGTCCTTGTTGTCAGGACTGGGTTCTAGGAAGTACTGCGGCGTGGAACGTTTGTTGATCAGATCCGGGTAGAAGATGTTGAACTTGTAGCCCTGGACAATCTTAGGCGGAGGGTTGTCGAAGTCATAATGCGTCTGGTTATATTTGTTCCACTCAAAGCCTGTGTGGACCCTGTTGAAGAAGCGTGGTTTCCGGGGACGGTATTTGTCGGCCCACAGGTACATCTTGCCCGTTAGGGGAAGCTCCACGCTAAACTGAGCCTCGTCCCCGCCCATGCCCTGTTTGGCGCGACGCACAAACTCATCCTCCGCATTCTCATTGGCATCACCTGGagaacaagaggagagagagatgaatatgaCGATGGATAGAGATGTCcgagtgtttgtgggtgtgtgtgggtgtgttgatgCAAAGCCTCTTACCTGTGACGGCGAGCTGTCTGCGTGAGAGGTGTAGTTTGTGTGTGTCTTCgtcaggtgtgatggtgtgtgtgtccagcggtAGCTCTGCGGGCAGCAGCAGTGTGGGACTGTAACGGCCAGAGTCATACTCCGCCTGGCTCTGCTGGATCAAATCCTCCTCGGTCAGAACGGCCTCTACCACCtcacccttctcctctccctcttctccctccttctccccgtTTCCCTCTGTGGATGGGCCTGCCACTTGGTCATCCTTCTCTGTAGCTCTCTTCTGATTGGCGGAAGGGGAGGAAGAGGCGGCGCCAGGCTCCTTTGAGGGAGGGACTTCTTTCTCGGTCCTGTGGAGAAGAAACAGAGGAGGCAAAGGTCAAACCTTGTGGACATGAGCGTGTAAAGAAAGAGGTTGAAGGTGAAACCTGTGTGTGCGCCCATGTACTCACACATCCTCCACCTCAGGCTCCTCTTTGATAATGGGGAAGAGAGGCTCACTCTCCACTCCCTGCTCCTGTTTCAGCTTGAACAGCTTCTGACGTAACACATCCTGGTGCCTCTCTCTCAACCTACAACACAGATAGGgatggttaacacacacacacacacacacacacacacacacacacacacacacacacacacacacacacacacacacacacacacacacacacacacacacacacacacacacacacacacacacacacacacacacacacacaaatgccagAGACCGGTAGGGtaagcatgcatacacacacacaccggtcctCACCGTGCTCGGCCCATGTAGACCCTGACTTGCTGCATCAGACTCTCCCAGTAACCTATATCCAGGTTGGATCCCCCAGCTCGGATCTTAGTCTCCATGTTGAGGTTCAGCGCCTGGAGCTGGCTGTACGTCTTTCCCTTAAACACTATCTGAACATCGGTGCTCACTGAAGTGTTAATGCCATCACGACGGTCACCTGGGGAAGAGGGAGACCGTCAACTACTCAGAAAACATCAGACTGGGGCTGCGCaagaaatggcaccatattccctatatagtacactacttttaaccaggggaCCATTTTGGACACATCCTAGGAGAGAGGGACAAGGGGAGAAATGCCTAGGTGTAGGCACAGAGTATAGAGGTTGATGGTGGAATGCCAAGACAGAATATGAGCCAATGAGAGAGAGCGATACTGAGATGTTACTGTAGTTTGGCCTATTTGAGATGGTGGTGCTGCTGTACCTGGGCCTTTTCCAGATGCCTCCAGTTTCCGGAGCTTGCTGATCTCGTCCTCTGTGATGGTGGTCATGTCCCTCCAGTAGTCCACATTCTTGCCCTGCTCCAGCTCCATGTACACCTACAGGGAAAAAGCACACACAAggtcacacacagacatgtcacacagtctctctcttccGCTACAAACCACAATTTCTAGAAACAGTTCTAAGCACATTGAACAAagcgtcacacaaacacacacaccagggtttcagTTAGGAACATTTGGTGCCGGACAACCTGACAGGAAAAACATCTATTTACCAGACATCCTAATGTGCTGTCTGCATGACGCATTAGAGCGTCCACCCAATTCATCTTAACAGAATAGAAATGAGCCTGTAAAGTTGTAAAAAAATTTAACAATGTTCTTATACCAACATGACAGGTTTTACTGAAAAGCAAAACATTTCCCGTTGCATCTTTACCCCGTCTAGAAATCATAAATgaatatcattttttttaaagacgAAAAAAACATTTAGCCTAGAACAAGTCGCCTACACAGTAATAAAACTTTCAAATATAATATCATTTGTGAACGACCTGTCCTATAGGCTGTTTGTATGAACATTTTAATTAATAAATTAAAAAGTCAGctgttttcaaatacaatctaggCCTCTCTAATTTAACATTTTAAATAGGCCTAATAAACAACAACTGGGGAGAGGTGTTGGAGGAACAGCAGGGCCGGTCCGCCCCACTCCCGCTGCCATTCAGCACCACAGCAGGGCCGGTCAGCACCACAGCAGGGCCGGTCAGCACCACAGCAGGGCCGGTCAGCACCACAGCAGGGGAAAGAGGCCACAAAATGAAAAATGATCAACCTGATGTTGGACAATCAAATTCAATATGGGAATAAAGTCATTAAGGCTGGTTCATTGATAGAAATCTTGTTTTAAAATGCTCCAGTGAAGCGAGGCCCGCGCTATGCGATATGCATTTATGAAAGCACTTATTTCCAGAGATCAAATGATATCTCTTTTTACAGTTCTACTGGATGATGTTAATAAATGATTATTATAATTTTAACTATCTTGGGGTCGTGACTCACGTCATGTGATATACGTGGCTTATTGATAACTACTCTGTTTCCTACTACAGACAGTTGGCACACACCCTACACTAATGTCCCAGCAGCTGGAGGATTTATTATGAAGTATCTTTCTTTTCCTTAGAAGTTGGAGAATATCCACcggtatttccatcaatgaataaaaaatacaaaaattcacaatggatgtttttttgttgtttttttaacaaTTTGGCCAGTAACAATTTTATTTATCTGCTTTTCTTATTTTACCAAAAGTCGGCATTTACCGTCTAACtgaaaccctgacacacacacaccttgatgTCTTCGAGCAGGTCGTCCATGTCAGTGACGGTGAGTCCATTGAGGAAGGTGTAAGGTTCGTGCATCTCCACAGCCAGGTCATCATCCTCAGCACTGATGTACTTAGCCAACAGGTCTATGGGCTTAGCACGGCCGTCACGGATACGGATCTTAGACCTAAACACATAAACATCTATTAGTTAGAGGTCTGCACACAAATCCACATCAGCAAACACCGGAGCAGTGAGATGTTGTTTATGTaccaggctgttttcaagtgagtATATGGAACTATGTGAGgttgttgagggttagggttacgggGACAGTAATGAAGGTGTCACCACTCACCGTAGCTTGGCCTGGTGCAGGTGGAAGTTATCCTCTTGCTCTGCCCAGGTTTTGAAATGCTctgcctccttctctctctgcagcatcTCTAGTTCCGTCTCTCTCatggccttctctctctccctttccagtCGCAGCTGCTTcacctaaacacagacagacgtaTACAAAGATCCTGCTCTTGCATTGCATTCTCCATAAGCACATACGTTCCTGAGCCTGTTAAACACACACCAGCTCATGTTGCATAGAAGCATACCTTCTGCAGTTCTCTACGATTCTCCTCCTGGATGCGTTTGTTTCTGTCTTTCAGGTCCTTCTCACCCAGATGGCCAATGCCCTTCCTGTCTAGAGCctgaccacaacaccaccaccaccacagaaacaCAGATTATTCAGAGCCTGGTCAGATGTAACCACTGTACTTTTAAAAGGAGGACGTCGATAGTCCCACATACATCCATTTCTCAAGtgcccactctcctctccctctcttacctTCTGCCATTTGAAGGTGCCCAGCAGGTTGTTGTCTCCAAAGGGGTTGTCTGCATTGGTATAGCCCATGTACTCCTCACTCCAGCCCatcttctccctcttcttcctctccttggCCTCCTTCTTGGCCAGTCGTctggctctcttctcctctgggGTTTCCAGGGCCttcagcatctctctctggttatCTTCTCATCTCGGACCGAGGGCCCGGCCTCTCCAGACCCCGGGCTGCCTCCACGGGCCCCACCCTCCGACCCAGAGCTCTTAGACGAGTCAGAGGAGCCAGAGCGACGTCTTTTCCTATCTTTGTCCctccctctgcttccctctctcctcccgcgGTTTTCACTCCTctggctgcttctctctctgtctcgactTCTCTCCTCACCTCGGCTTGGGTCCCTCTCTCGGCTTttcatcctctccctgtccctagtCCTCTCCCTGATCTGTCGTTCCCTCTCTCTGCTAGGGCTTCTGCTCCCTCTGTCTGCACTCCGCCATCTCCTCTCCCGGTCAATGCTCCCCCCATCCCTCACTCTCTTCCGGTCTGCACTGGACCCTAAATCGGACTGGAACTGGCTCcagcccctcctcttctctcctttgtCTTCTCTTCTGCctttgtttttctctctttccttcctctcctttgGATTATCTGAGTCAGAGCTGATGGATAGAAAAACTTAGTTGCAGACATGTGAT encodes:
- the LOC106569521 gene encoding semaphorin-4E, whose amino-acid sequence is MYPLVVVCFFWLLPLALTLDAHSPLDCVPRKTVPYHRENGRMFSEEGVWNYSTMLLREDLGLLLLGARENIYALDINNIANKKSSVSWKVTEKQQKECTSKGKNQIECQNYIRVLHTMEDGRMYVCGTNAFNPECDYMSYKDGELILENKAEDGKGKCPFDPFQRFSSIMIDKTLYSATSMNFLGSEPVVMRSSPSSIRTEFKSSWLHEPNFISMAQMPESRASLTGDDDKIYLFFTETAVEYDFYSKLVVSRVARVCKGDLGGQRTLQKKWTSFLKARVDCPVLESQLPYVIQDTYRWCEEGDWRSCVFYAVFTSQSDRVDLSAVCAYRVLDIGRVFSEGKYKTPVTVETSFVKWVMYSGDVPSPRPGACINDEARNQGISQTLDLPDRTLQFIRDRPLMDQAVLPMGERPLLVRRGTAFTRIIVHRTQALDGKKYHVMFIGTEGGSVLKAVNYDKEMFIIEEVQLFQPREPIKVLRFSNTTLYAGSEDGAVQMPFSSCGRSRTCVDCVLARDPYCVWDRTTAQCITLSTANTDSELIQSLWAGDFSLCPASDPVKTVNQTVWLGGNVKLQCPPTSNLAETHWVQDSLPLPSSPRHQILRDSLLILNASASDTGRYRCLSLERSHSGKYTTTVAQYQLRVGLEGLPLRPQARTEGPSLAALQVSVAFLAILLAVLLGWNLYKGHLPLPGPCGRVIGAGRRQNQGAPEEGAACNAVAHLDVSEPGEAESKALVSGVGNCTSNNNHSTGEVALGGGEEGESEARVTFPSLQFIDDESDI
- the LOC106569522 gene encoding LOW QUALITY PROTEIN: cactin-like (The sequence of the model RefSeq protein was modified relative to this genomic sequence to represent the inferred CDS: inserted 1 base in 1 codon), producing the protein MGPKKYHRSRSGSRSRNRNRSKISRSRSPEDKRGRSRSVGRNQTPRRIARSESGSSDTSGGSAGRQWPCSRGHPGSRSDSDSDKRRKLKGKSKDRSSSDSDNPKERKEREKNKGRREDKGEKRRGWSQFQSDLGSSADRKRVRDGGSIDRERRWRSADRGSRSPSRERERQIRERTRDRERMKSRERDPSRGEERSRDRERSSQRSENRGRREGSRGRDKDRKRRRSGSSDSSKSSGSEGGARGGSPGSGEAGPSVRDEKXNQREMLKALETPEEKRARRLAKKEAKERKKREKMGWSEEYMGYTNADNPFGDNNLLGTFKWQKALDRKGIGHLGEKDLKDRNKRIQEENRRELQKVKQLRLEREREKAMRETELEMLQREKEAEHFKTWAEQEDNFHLHQAKLRSKIRIRDGRAKPIDLLAKYISAEDDDLAVEMHEPYTFLNGLTVTDMDDLLEDIKVYMELEQGKNVDYWRDMTTITEDEISKLRKLEASGKGPGDRRDGINTSVSTDVQIVFKGKTYSQLQALNLNMETKIRAGGSNLDIGYWESLMQQVRVYMGRARLRERHQDVLRQKLFKLKQEQGVESEPLFPIIKEEPEVEDVTEKEVPPSKEPGAASSSPSANQKRATEKDDQVAGPSTEGNGEKEGEEGEEKGEVVEAVLTEEDLIQQSQAEYDSGRYSPTLLLPAELPLDTHTITPDEDTHKLHLSRRQLAVTGDANENAEDEFVRRAKQGMGGDEAQFSVELPLTGKMYLWADKYRPRKPRFFNRVHTGFEWNKYNQTHYDFDNPPPKIVQGYKFNIFYPDLINKRSTPQYFLEPSPDNKDFGVLRFHAGPPYEDIAFKIVNREWEYSHRHGFRCQFANGIFQLWFHFKRYRYRR